Part of the Spea bombifrons isolate aSpeBom1 chromosome 3, aSpeBom1.2.pri, whole genome shotgun sequence genome, CAATAGTCGTTTGTAAGAGAACACACTAGAGGTGTTTTATCGTGCGCCTCTCTGTTTGCCAGCCACGGGAAAGCAACTTTAAACACTTTGAAACATACATGGTTTTctcatttacttttttgtgttcATTTAAAAGTATATGTGCACAATGGACATTTTATGCAAATGTAAGCGTTACCTAGTCTGTCTGtgattttaccccaaaaatcacCTTTAATATCTGTGGTTTGGTGGAGTTTTTATTCTTGTCTCTGTTTGAGAAACACTACATCGATTTACCTATGTATAAAAGGTCATTAATATTACGCAAAATGTCTAAATTATATTAAGCTACCGGTTTCAATTATTACATCTTGCTATTATTccaatattgcatatttttatttcattcttttaacAGAGGAGAGTGAAGCAGATGAAAAGAAAGGCAAACTGTACAAGCCTGCAAAGTTTATTGAGCCAAAAACTCCGCAGCCTAGCAGTGAAAGACCGCAACCCCCTCCCCAACCTCTGCTACTCGTGGAGCCTAAAAAACCGGTAAGCCATAAAAGGCAGCCTTTCTTTCCTAAAGATGCGTATTCTACATTCAGGTTGGAGGgtttctgtatatgtatgtgtataattatatatataaattccaaaAGAGGTTGCCGCCACTCATGGGActtgtttttaaataacttcACGGAACTCCATATTCCAAGTCATATATCTTAATCTATTTTAAGGGGTCTTTAGAAAGTGGGTAAAATGCAAAATTTAATAGACACCATATTTATGTTGATTCTTTGGATATTTCTGAAAAGTCTATTCACGTGCAAACTAACACTATCCCCTCTAAACCTCCAGAAATAAAGTTGCAATAAAAGATTAACTATTTCTTGGGACAGGTGATCGAGAAGTTAATGTTTGGAAAGacacttattttatattaaaaaaaaaaaaaaaatttgtaccATCCAAACCATCTGTTTCTCCATGAGCATGAGTCAGGGAGAGAAGTAAATCTATAGGCAAAGCAAATGCATATAAGCTTTTAATTGGTTGATTACAATGATCATGTGACTGCCACCCACCTATCTGGATCCTACACTGGAAAAGACGACACCGTGGAGAAGTGGTCACAACATTCTGCAGTGGTCCTTAACAGCCTTTGTGTACACATCAGTGTGCTactaaaagcccccccccccaaagtttGCCATTAAATATCCTAGTGTGTGTTTTTACATTCTGTACATTGAGCCATTTGCCGTATTACTATAATATAGAGTTTAATGAAGtcttaaagagaaaaaatgaaaaggctTCTCAAATCACCCAAGTCTAGTTGTTCAATGAATGCTGAAATAATTGAAAACTgtcattattctttaaaaaggagcagtttttttttttagatgaaaagctcatgcttcatttttgtattttttgggaCTTCATATTACTGAAAAGCCCCAGCAGATATTGCCCAGATCACAACCAGTTTCTTTGGAATTTGCTTTATGTGGGTGCATGTAcatagatatgtgtgtgatatTCTGTTTCTCTGTCTGTAAATGTCAGCCTTTGAAAAAAggggagaaagaaaagaagaaaagcaaCTTGGAACTTTTCAAAGAAGAGCTGAAACAGTAAGTATAAtgattttcaaatatataaaggGAGCGTATCGGGTCTAGCGTGCGTTTTTATTTCACTGCACGTTGTAAATAGCTATCACAAACGTGTTCTTTTTATTCAGTATTAATCTGTGAAGCACGTGTTAACATTTGACATGCTCCTTGTAGAATACAGGAGGAGAGGGATGAACGGCACAAAACGAAAGGCAGAATGAGTAGATTTGAACCCCCTCAAGCAGAGGGGGATGGTCAGCGACGCACAAGTAAGTAATATATTTCTCTAGTTCACATGCATGTGTTTATATGGCTATGAATACAGGTGTATGTTTACACATGTATACAATTCATATTCAtgtttttctgtgtgtgtgtgtgtatatatatatatatatatatatatatatatatatatatatatataattagtgtgtgtaattgcacacaaatatatttaatgcagaAATCCAAATTGTAAGATGGAAATGTAGAGGTTTGTTACTTTAAAACTACCCCTGCTTAAAATCATTTCCTGCATTGATCTATAAACTTTGTGCTCTTGTATTGTATAAGAGCCATAAAATTAAATGCAGGATAACCATGCTGGTGTTGGCGACTATCTTTCCACACCAGTTATCGGCTCAGCGTTTAATTTAGCATTtcatgaatataagactaccagTACAGACATTAATGCTGCATTGTATCAAGAAGCTTCCATTGAAGTTACAGCTTTCaactaacacattttttttcttcttccctttcaTTCTAGCGGATACTCCGTCAAGACGGAACAGATCCTCTGGTAACAAatgttcttgtttgtttttctcgACAACATATAAAGACCCGTCTTTGGATTGTGGCCCGTTAACATTTTGGTTTCCTTTGTTTAGCTCTTGACGATTATGCTCCTGGGTCACATGATGTTGGTGATCCAAGCACTACAAACTTGTACCTTGGGAACATCAACCCTCAGGTAATCATCAATGTTAAATAGGATTGCTTTTCCAATGATTTCTCGTTCCGTTTCTCGCTCTCCATTGTAACTCATAAAGATCACGGGTATTCTTGTGCCACTGCCTTATAATGATGTTAATTGTCTTTAAATGCCCAGCGGATCTCATGTTTTCAATTTCCTCTCCTCAGATGAACGAAGAAATGCTGTGCCAGGAATTTGGTCGATTTGGGCCACTGGCCAGTGTCAAAATTATGTGGCCACGAACAGATGAGGAGAGGGCACGCGAGAGGAATTGTGGTTTTGTTGCGTTTATGAACAGAAGAGACGCAGAACGAGCTTTGAAAAACctaaatggtaaaaataaagtgttctgtagttttgggtttttttttctccccagtcATGGTTTATGTGTCTGATAGTTCATTGtatgtaacacttttttttgtgaaactCTAAGCATTTGGCTTGACACCCCTGCTAGAGAAGAATGTATGTTCGTGTACTCTGTATGTCTGATCCTTTTCTGATTGTCTGCTCTTGTTCTATATTGTTGGATTGTTAGAGGTGACATTTATCTCTAAATTTAATACGGACCGTATCTCAAGTCTTTACGTTTacacattttgatttttttcccccccaaggAAAAATGGTTATGTCATTTGAAATGAAGTTGGGATGGGGAAAAGCTGTCCCTATCCCTCCTCACCCAATATATATTCCTCCGTCTATGATGGAACACACTTTGCCACCCCCTCCTTCTGGTCTTCCTTTTAATGCCCAACCAAGAGAACGACTCAAGAACCCTAATGCTCCTATGCTGCCACCGCCAAAAAATAAGGAGGATTTTGAGAAGGTAATTAAAGAAACTGAACCTAGTTCTGTGGTGGAGTATTTCAGCGGGATTATAGCCCAATTTCTGTCAATGTGAACTGTATAATTCATACATAGGACGAGGCTATcctcatttaattttaatgcatgCACATTCACATGTATTACTGTGTAATTCAGGGCCttgagtgttttttgttttatgcccgCATAACAATCTTGGGATAgctatgtatatacacattgttAATATAATGTTATGATATATTAGTAAAGCAGGGCTTTGGGCCTACCTTGGCAGTTGACATATTAGAAAACGTTACTagctttctttacatttttaatagccTCTTGAGTTGCACACCCCTCTGGCACTTAGTTAACTTTAATTCAATCACTATACAAAACTATATAACGGGTATGCCCCAAATGTTGTATCTGAGAATGAGAAGACCCCTGTGGTGCATTCAGTATGAATACATGATTGAACGCAAAATGTCTGTCTGTAGATAATGCTGACTTTTAAAGGGGATATGTTGTGGTAAACTGAAACTTCTCCTTGACAATCAGTAGTAAGCCTCTGCTTATGTTTAAGCTGAacgtttgttttttaaccccgTCAGTCATCTATTTTCCCAAAAACCCCAACATGTCTCCTTTAAAATTCCTACTTAGCGCAAGGCATTAGTTTTATAATTCATTCATATTAGACCTTGCGGGGGCGCCGAGCTAGAGCTCAGTAAATCCGGCGTACCGTATTCATTTCCGGTGTAGTACCTAATCGGTGCCTTGATGTGCattatgatttttatatattttttttttatttttatatatcactcagtaaaTATCCTATTACACGCACTTTATACactgttcagtttttttgtgtaTGACATGACAGAAAAAACAAACTTGTGCCAGATGTTTAGTGTTTTTATgcttatgtatatttttgcttGTTATTTGTTAACAATACTCACATATTCTATGTTTATTATCTGATGTGACTTCATATACAGACTCTGTCGCAAGCCATAGTCAAAGTGGTTATCCCAACAGaaaggtacatttttttttctttattattactcATATGAATTTAGAAAATATCCCCTTCGGAACTTTGAACAATTGGCTGGTGGTCTTGAAGGGGTGGCTGCAGCTTTTCTGAGCAACTGTTCAGCAGATTCTCTACTAGTTATTAGCCCCGAATTCGAGGTACACTTATTAAAAGGCCGAGGTTGTGGTTCTACTTCTTCTTTGCTTGAATACGGGTAACATCTCCATTTTTCTCTGTGTGGGCTTCTTCCCTCTCATCGACCTGTTCCTCACCTCTACGACACTGTATGGTTAGGACTAAGGGTGGGAGGAGGTCTTCTGGATTCTGAACAGATATGTTTGCATTTTAATCATCCAAGTGCAGAAATTGTGCTTATTAAGCAACACATCCACTTGTATCAAATATGGGCCCTTGCTTTAAACTGTAGGGCCATCCTTAATAGCAGATCTGTTAACGTGTGCTTGGCAACCGGTTTATCGCCTGCTTAAGTTATGAAAGtattcatgtgtgtgtgtttagatgGATAAGGTCATGTATTGCTCAGTCAAGCACAGACTTTTCTTCAAGACAAAGACAGcctttctttaaaacaaaaaacccccaaaaactaAAATTCCCATTGAGCTTTGACATTGGCCTTGGTGAGCAGCACCACAGCTGAACTGTCTGCGGCAGCGGGGGACCAGGAAAACATCAAGGGATGGATTGGGAAAGTATTTTGACCAGACATTGGTACGATCGGCTCCAATAAATGTAGTTGTTGTTATAATTCAAACATAATTTCTGGCCAATttttcacttatatatatattttttttgtaaactaatGCACTTTTGATGAACATCCATTTGTACTACACTGAATTCTTGCATTTAAATGCCCCCTAAAAAAAAGGAAGCTATTTATCAGTGTAGAACTCCCGGAAATTCCATAACTTAGTTGTGCAAGTACATATATAACTGTGCAGCACGATTAGTTagattatattaatatacaccTAAAGGTTCTGTTATaggatatttttgtttctattaaCTGTATAGTTCCATAATTAAGCCAGAAGCTCACAAGGGTGTAATTACTGGGTTAGTCGTATTTGTGATGATATCGTCTTGACTTTTTGTTACAAGAATCCCACGATCTGGTACAATCAACACCAAAGTTTTAGTTTGTGATTAAACTTCTGATTCTGTTGGCCTTCTGCTGTTATACTTCTCGTAACATGTAAAACAGTTTTTTAACTACTTGTTCATACACCAGACTTAACTACCCAAGAAAAATGATGCTCTTAAGATTTCATAACATAGACCAGTTTGTAGATGTTGGTTCTTAATACCATTACTACCTCCTGTTTAGCCGAGGAAATCGCGGTGTTAAGAGTTCTTAAGGACCACCGTTAAACTCTGGTCTGCAGCCTTCAAAATCTTGATTCCTTTATAATCTCACTTAGCCGCAGTTGTAAATTTTAAAGCAGATGGCATGGCATCATTTGGCTTCTGTTTTAAATCCCCCACCCCATTTTAAAGTAtagtgttaaattattttattacagattTGCAAACCATGCTATACATCCCTGTTAGAGGACACATTGGTCTGTTTGCTATGACCTAATTTTGTCAATCCCTTTAATTCTGTAGGAACATCACATTTTGTctggttttacattttttttttttttatataaatataagcagTAGTTTCATACTGCCGTGCAGCATTTCCACTAGTGATCAGTATAGGTGTGTTAAGAGGAAGACCGCTAAGTAGGTAGGGtctgaatacattttctttaactgTATTGTCGTTGTAGGAATTTACTTGCTCTGATCCATCGAATGATCGAATTTGTGGTGCGTGAAGGCCCAATGTTTGAAGCTATGATTATGAACCGAGAAATCAACAATCCGATGTTCCGGTAAGTACTGcgcaaattaaattttttaaaaaaaactacgtTTTCTTGAAGGTCAGGTGTTTTTTGTGgtgtcttttgttttttgttttttttttgtaatttttaccaCGTTGGTCTGTAAATCCAGAATACCCCTTTTCCGTATTTTTACTAGCACTAATAGGGCctgtaaattttatttatttatatatatatatatatatatatatatatatatatatatatatatatatatatatatatatatatatatatatatatatattcacattcaCAAAATTCTGCCCTGCTCCTAGAACATGACTAGAGGAACCACTGGGGATATCTTGTGTAACCCATGATCTTATGGGCTGCACTCCCTATACTTTTGATATAGGATCCAGGTAGGGTCTGGACAGACACTCCCGCTCCTCTACTCTTCATCTTCTCTTTGCATTTAGCAGTGTCAACAGTGACATCTATCATTTGGTTAGGGAATTAAAAAATGAAGATGAATTGGCGCTCGCTCTGAGCATCATTACTCCAGAGCTGACGCAGGAAAATTCAGATGCTGGACATGCTTTTACATTGAAAGGGTGAACTTGATGCTTTTGTGGGTGTAATATTAAGTCTATAGGGTTGTGGGGGGTTCATTTCGGGTTCTGCTCGTTTTTACGTACAGATTATTGAGGTGGAGTGCAAAATGAAGTAGAATCCGGGTGCGTCGTGTAATTTTCATTTGCGATTAGATGGCCTTCAGTGGGTTGAATTTAAACCAGGCTGCAAAATCCATGAATCTGATGAAaaagaaatggcattttgcagAATCAGACCCAAGTGTCAATATGTATTTTCACTAACTCACTATCCTTAGCTTGAGCTATCTATCGatacttttaatataattgtggtgtttttttccccccaggtttttatttgaaaatcaaACACCAGCTCACGTATATTACAGATGGAAACTGTACTCGATATTACAGGCAAGTATTCTGTATAAAAATTGTGTGGGGTTTGTCTCCTAACGTAGCTTGTTTATTTTAAGGCAAGGCTCAATGAATACCTTACACAAGCAGTTGCCACAAAACACAGGAGTTGCTCTACTTACTACTGTGAACTCCTGCCTTCTGCGTTTTCTGGGCACGAGCCCCCCGTTTAGAGCTGGTTCACGTACCCCCCAGGTGGGACCCCGGCTGTGGTGACCTGGGTTTTGTTGAGCGATGGAGTAAGCTGCCCCACTGAATAGACAGCAATGCTCATCTCTCCAATATGGAAATCTAGACCCATTATTTATTACATGAGATTTAATAATACTTGAATGGGTTATCTAATATGTTTTTCTTCACTTTGCATTTTCATGTGCTTGAACTTCATAACAAATATACGTATTCCTTTAAATCATGGTAATCCcttgcaaagttttttttatttttcaaaagcgTATTTTGCCATCATTACCTACATTGTCATTTACACATTCGCTATTTACCATGCAGGGAGATTCCCCAACAAAATGGCGAACTGAAGATTTCCGAATGTTCAAGAATGGCTCCTTTTGGAGGCCTCCGCCATTGAATCCTTATTTGCACGGTATGACTGAGGAGCAGGAAACAGAGACTTTTGTAGAAGAGCCAATTAAAAAAGGATCCCTTAAAGAAGAGTAAGTGGATAATAGTGCACTTCAGGAAACTGGTAATTTAGCTATTACATCTGCCTTTGAAGCATCTTACCATCTTATTTGTAATGGCCTACGTAACaagatgttttatgtatttctaggCCAACTAACAAAAGCCAAGTCCTCTTCTAGAATTAGCAGAACATACATTGGCAAGCTGACACAATTAGTGGGCTGTTCATATTGACATTACCAAACTCTGCTTGAGAGGCAGCATCGAGCCAAAtgctaattaatattttattacaattctTGAAGATATAATAATCTGTAATGCTTGTCAAACTGTACAATAAGtcaatatttttctcattaaacCAAAAAGCAGCTGGGTAGCATTAAACTGGGTAAATGTTGTCTCTCTCTTCTTTAGACAGAGGGACAAATTGGAGGAGATCTTACGGGGGTTAACGCCAAGGAAGAACGACATTGGGGATGCGATGGTGTTCTGCCTCAACCATGCCGAGGCTGCAGAAGAGATCGTAGACTGCATTACAGAGTCACTGTCTATCTTAAAAACCCCTCTACCTAAAAAAGTAAGATTACATAGTGTGTACAGTCGTGATGAGTGATGTTTATTCCAGTTACTTAGATTTATATCTAAAATGTGTGTTAGGATTTAGATTACTGTAAATGTACAGTAGTAAGTGTATTTTTCTTTGCCATGATAAAAGCTGCTGACTGTGTTGAGTCTGAATGAAAGTATAGTCCTTATACAAAGTCGTCAGTTTAGTGAATGCCTGCCTGATACTCTGTTTTGTAGATTGCCAGGCTGTATCTGGTGTCAGACGTGTTGTACAACTCTTCAGCTAAGGTTGCAAATGCATCGTACTACAGGAAATTGTAAGTATTTGTGAAATAAAGTATTCTAGGCAAGTTAAGATTCTCCATAATTGTTTCCACAGGACTCCTTAAAACAATGTGCTGTTAATTCAATTTATTGCCTGaattagtttgtgtttttttgtgcccATAAACATGcccataatacattttctaccaGCACCAAAGCCCAGGCATAACCCTATGTGTACCAGCAGAGTGTTTCATGCGGAAACGTTCCGTCAGACATGGGCTTGGCCGCAGGCTCTTTTGCGAACTTGTTCTCTTGCAACTTTCTTTTATGCAACATGTCTCTAGAAAAAGCAATTAATGAGTTAATATCCTGTTCTCTTATACAGCTTTGAATCAAAGTTATGCCAAATATTTGCTGATCTCAATGCAGCCTATAGAGCTATACAAGGCCACTTACAGTCCGAAAACTTTAAGGTAAGTCGGTGCATCCCTTGTTTAGTAGAAGATAAATGTCATGCAGCCATGGTGTTTGCTAACTACCGTATTGcagtttgttttttccttttatatttttaatgcttagagttataataatgtaaatatttagccATTTCCTAAGGAATATCCTGTTCGATTTTTCTCTTTAGCAACGTGTTATGACGTGTTTCCGAGCGTGGGAAGACTGGACAATTTATCCAGAACCTTATCTCATCAAGTTACAGAATATTTTCCTTGGACTTGTTAATGTTGAAGAAAAAGAACCGGAAGTGAGACTAATGGTAGAGTAATGGAAACAGAATGCTACTGAAATGTTAGATCATGccagtttggtgttttttttgcgCAAGAACTTTTCAAAGTTGGTAATTTTCACGGTTTAAGATTACAGCTGTGGCACCAGCTAGAGAGCGCCTAGCAGTGTCCCTTGTGGACTTGCAGATTGTCTTATGTGCTTTAAACTCCTCAGGTTTTATTTAGCTCATTAGAAACAACCAGTGTCTGTTGATAAAATACTAGAGAATCAgagctatttttttattcaataaagtgTTAATTCTCAGAATTGTAAGTACAAACTTCAGAGTTTGTTATAattgaaatgtaatataaaaaaaaaccctgtattatATCAGGGGATAACTTAAGTCACTGGGTACCCCCAATAGTTGCGTTAAGAGGGGTTCCTCAGTTACTGCTAAATGATCCACGTGTGGATGAACATACTTTGGTCAAATCACGCCTCACTCCACCTAGGAAGTACCAGATGACCTGGATGGCGCTCCTATTGAGGAAGAATTGGATGGGGCTCTGTTGGAGGATGTTGATGGGATTCCAATTGATTGCGCTCCTCTCGATGACCTCGATGGTGTTCCCATAAAGACACTTGACGATGATTTGGATGGAGTGCCATGTAAGATGAATAAGTAAATTACAATGTGTACTTTTAAGCGGGCAACACGTGTAATGATCTTTTAGCCCTTTTTTAGTTTCTTATACAGATTTCATTGGCATTGTATTCaatcttctgttttctttcataTAGTGGACATCTCAGAAGACTCCAAGAAGAATGAGCCCATATTTAAAGTGGCCCCCTCTAAATGGGAAGCAGTAGATGAGGCTGAGCTGGAATCACAAGGTTTGCTAGAGATAAAACGCAGTTTgctgtttcttctttttcttacaaaatatctaaaaataaattaaaaaaaaaatcttacaaagTCCTATTGTTTCTTTAGCTGTGACCACTTCAAAGTGGGAAGCTTTTGACCAACGAGAGGAGTCTGAGGAAGATGAAAACCCAAAGTAAgacatttcatatttttcatttatttctgaaCTATGAGCATAGTTTTATGCATATcctatgtgtttttaaattcCCATCACTGTATtggtctctaccacttctgctgggatatTGTcacacttatctaccaccctctcagtaaggtaaaacatccttacatcacatctaaaaccctgaccctccagttttaaattgttctaacatttcttctcttGAAATAATGTTGCTCATATGTCCACTATGACACAACTTGTAATGATGTGCTTCTTATTACATTATTGGCGCCACTGCTTGGACGCCCCTTGACAGCATTGTTGTTTAGTTAAGTTCATCAACTCTGTAAGTTCATCAATGGCTTCTGTTATCTGACAAATCGCTGCTACTACAGCCCCATCTTGTCCAGGTGCAGATTGCTGCTTACTTACACACGACTATAAAAGTCATATGGGCTACGGCGGCAATGGCATTCAGTGAAACTTGGGGGGAAAATACATGCTCTCAATGAGGAATATGTATTTCTAATATCTGCATGGTTTTTCGACAGCCAAGGGGAAGAAAGCGATGAGGAGGATGATACACAGAGCTCAAAGTCAGAGGATCAGCATTATTACTCCAACCCAATCCGAGACGACCTCTCTGATTCAAAGTCCATGAAGTACTCCGAAATGAGCGAAGAGAAGCGTGCAAAACTTAGGGAAATTGAGGTAAAGTATGAAATAACTGTGTTACATTTTCCTAAACCTCAGTGTTTTCCCATCGAACCTACACCGATATGTTTCCAAGCAAGAGAATGTTTACAAATATAAGCAGTTAACCAGAAGGGAGTTGCTGTGCATTCGTAGTTACACTATAACGTTGTGGGATTGTCTTCATGCTGCATTTAAATTCATGTCACTTATTCTAATGCGAAAAAATACTTACGAATATTAGTTTGGCTCGATATTCAATCAGAAATTCAAAGAATGTTATGTAGACCATCTGGCAGTGCATGTctgggagaaaaaaatgaaataaagaattgtATTTGCTCCTTTTTTCATCAGCTTAAAGTAATGAAATTCCAAGATGAAATTGAGTCTGGAAAAAGG contains:
- the U2SURP gene encoding U2 snRNP-associated SURP motif-containing protein isoform X2, with amino-acid sequence MPNQENDSRTLMLLCCHRQKIRRILRRNLLALIHRMIEFVVREGPMFEAMIMNREINNPMFRFLFENQTPAHVYYRWKLYSILQANSPTKWRTEDFRMFKNGSFWRPPPLNPYLHGMTEEQETETFVEEPIKKGSLKEEQRDKLEEILRGLTPRKNDIGDAMVFCLNHAEAAEEIVDCITESLSILKTPLPKKIARLYLVSDVLYNSSAKVANASYYRKFFESKLCQIFADLNAAYRAIQGHLQSENFKQRVMTCFRAWEDWTIYPEPYLIKLQNIFLGLVNVEEKEPEVRLMEVPDDLDGAPIEEELDGALLEDVDGIPIDCAPLDDLDGVPIKTLDDDLDGVPLDISEDSKKNEPIFKVAPSKWEAVDEAELESQAVTTSKWEAFDQREESEEDENPNQGEESDEEDDTQSSKSEDQHYYSNPIRDDLSDSKSMKYSEMSEEKRAKLREIELKVMKFQDEIESGKRPKKPGQSIQEQVEHYRDKLLQREREKEQERDRDKKEKDKFDYRSKDKKEKEDVTPTRKERKRRHSGSVSPSRSSSSRRAKSPSPKSERSERSERSERSHKESSRSRSSHKDSPRDITKKAKRSPSGSRTPKRSRRSRSRSPKKSVKKSRSQSRSPHRSHKKSKKNKH
- the U2SURP gene encoding U2 snRNP-associated SURP motif-containing protein isoform X1, translated to MADKMSSSSQRAGSKQPLLESKLKAFSIGKMSTAKRTLSKKEQEELKKKEDEKAAAEIYEEFLAAFEGGDVSKVKTFVRGGIVNATKEESEADEKKGKLYKPAKFIEPKTPQPSSERPQPPPQPLLLVEPKKPPLKKGEKEKKKSNLELFKEELKQIQEERDERHKTKGRMSRFEPPQAEGDGQRRTTDTPSRRNRSSALDDYAPGSHDVGDPSTTNLYLGNINPQMNEEMLCQEFGRFGPLASVKIMWPRTDEERARERNCGFVAFMNRRDAERALKNLNGKMVMSFEMKLGWGKAVPIPPHPIYIPPSMMEHTLPPPPSGLPFNAQPRERLKNPNAPMLPPPKNKEDFEKTLSQAIVKVVIPTERNLLALIHRMIEFVVREGPMFEAMIMNREINNPMFRFLFENQTPAHVYYRWKLYSILQANSPTKWRTEDFRMFKNGSFWRPPPLNPYLHGMTEEQETETFVEEPIKKGSLKEEQRDKLEEILRGLTPRKNDIGDAMVFCLNHAEAAEEIVDCITESLSILKTPLPKKIARLYLVSDVLYNSSAKVANASYYRKFFESKLCQIFADLNAAYRAIQGHLQSENFKQRVMTCFRAWEDWTIYPEPYLIKLQNIFLGLVNVEEKEPEVRLMEVPDDLDGAPIEEELDGALLEDVDGIPIDCAPLDDLDGVPIKTLDDDLDGVPLDISEDSKKNEPIFKVAPSKWEAVDEAELESQAVTTSKWEAFDQREESEEDENPNQGEESDEEDDTQSSKSEDQHYYSNPIRDDLSDSKSMKYSEMSEEKRAKLREIELKVMKFQDEIESGKRPKKPGQSIQEQVEHYRDKLLQREREKEQERDRDKKEKDKFDYRSKDKKEKEDVTPTRKERKRRHSGSVSPSRSSSSRRAKSPSPKSERSERSERSERSHKESSRSRSSHKDSPRDITKKAKRSPSGSRTPKRSRRSRSRSPKKSVKKSRSQSRSPHRSHKKSKKNKH